A stretch of Sulfurimonas xiamenensis DNA encodes these proteins:
- a CDS encoding NADH-quinone oxidoreductase subunit M, with protein MLDHILSILIFFPALAAMFGFAVNKESMRAYGTAVATIEFALALLLWFAFDSNISGMQFMEHIALVPTFGINYIVGVDGISLFIIILAAFFTMIGIASLTDTKDVKNMIITLLFLQMTMVGVFAALDAIVFYLFWELSLVPMLYIIGAWGGPLRIYASVKFFLYTFTGSLVMLVGMLFMAYFYYQATGQWSFAILDWYRLILPESFQIWLFVAFFFGFAIKVPMFPFHTWLPYAHGQAPTIGSVILAAILLKMGTYAFIRFSLPLFPDASVYFMFPIAVLAIIMIVYTAMVAYAQKDIKQVVAYSSVSHMGVIILGTFALNVEGISGSIFLMIAHGVVSGALFFLVGVIYDRRHTKLMSEFGGLANVMPRYATIFGLMLMASVGLPLTINFVGEFLSLLGFYKQSHILTLLAGTAIIVGAIYMLAAYKKMFFGEVTKDENKNLPDINKRELIALIPLAIITVWLGVYPKPVLGPINTSVESVVELMHEKALTQEAKNRIPNIVKDTKISSEEEAH; from the coding sequence ATGTTGGATCATATCTTATCGATTTTAATTTTCTTCCCGGCACTAGCAGCCATGTTTGGATTTGCAGTTAACAAAGAGAGTATGCGTGCATATGGTACTGCAGTTGCTACAATTGAATTTGCATTGGCTTTATTGCTTTGGTTTGCATTTGACTCAAATATATCGGGGATGCAGTTTATGGAGCATATTGCTCTTGTTCCGACATTTGGTATCAACTATATCGTTGGTGTTGATGGAATTTCACTCTTTATTATCATTTTAGCGGCATTTTTTACAATGATCGGGATTGCTTCGCTTACTGATACTAAAGATGTAAAAAATATGATTATTACCCTTTTGTTCTTGCAAATGACAATGGTTGGTGTATTTGCAGCTTTAGATGCAATTGTGTTTTATCTTTTTTGGGAACTTTCTCTTGTACCTATGCTTTATATTATCGGAGCATGGGGCGGGCCGCTTAGAATTTACGCATCAGTAAAATTCTTTTTGTACACATTTACAGGTTCACTTGTTATGCTTGTGGGTATGCTCTTTATGGCGTACTTTTACTATCAGGCGACAGGTCAGTGGAGTTTTGCGATTCTTGATTGGTATCGTCTGATTCTTCCTGAATCATTTCAAATCTGGTTATTTGTGGCATTCTTTTTTGGTTTTGCTATCAAGGTTCCTATGTTTCCATTTCATACTTGGCTGCCTTATGCGCACGGTCAAGCACCGACTATCGGTTCTGTGATACTAGCGGCAATACTTTTAAAAATGGGTACATATGCATTTATCCGCTTTTCTCTTCCATTATTTCCGGATGCTTCGGTTTACTTTATGTTCCCGATAGCTGTTTTGGCAATTATTATGATTGTTTATACTGCTATGGTGGCGTATGCGCAAAAAGATATTAAACAGGTTGTTGCTTACTCTTCCGTTTCACATATGGGTGTTATTATTTTAGGAACATTTGCTCTTAATGTTGAGGGTATTTCAGGTTCAATCTTTTTAATGATAGCTCACGGTGTTGTTTCAGGTGCACTATTCTTCTTGGTTGGTGTTATTTATGATAGAAGACATACAAAACTTATGAGTGAATTTGGCGGATTGGCAAATGTTATGCCTAGATATGCGACAATATTCGGTCTTATGCTGATGGCTTCTGTCGGACTTCCTTTAACTATAAACTTTGTAGGTGAATTTTTAAGTCTTCTTGGTTTTTACAAACAGTCTCATATTTTAACTCTTCTTGCAGGAACAGCTATTATTGTCGGTGCTATCTATATGTTGGCAGCGTATAAAAAGATGTTTTTTGGTGAAGTTACAAAAGATGAAAATAAAAATTTACCAGATATAAACAAAAGAGAACTTATTGCTTTGATTCCTTTGGCAATTATAACTGTTTGGCTGGGAGTTTATCCTAAGCCGGTTTTAGGGCCAATCAATACAAGTGTAGAGTCTGTTGTTGAATTAATGCATGAAAAAGCGTTAACGCAAGAGGCAAAAAATAGAATTCCTAATATTGTTAAAGATACAAAAATCAGTTCAGAAGAGGAGGCACACTAA
- the nuoN gene encoding NADH-quinone oxidoreductase subunit NuoN → MLSPIDVSIESLNLTTLVPMLIPIIGALLVLVIDLFKSDQHKSLYVMISLLILGVDFVALIDSAGIFEENGTVMGVFDVMLIDGLAILSQFIIVGASILFIPLALTHKRFHEFSYPEFFALFLFMIAGFQFMVATDNLILIFVGLETASLALYTLIAMHNRDKSFEAAVKYFTMGALAAGFYSFGSMIFYALTGSVEINQIAAVLTANNYADIGFVLVGVVFFLASFGFKLSMVPFHTWTPDVYEGSSAALAGYMSIIPKIAAFVVAMRIFEFLIHSGVIWLEMILYIGVIVTMTMANVWALVQTDVKRMLAYSSISHAGFVMAAILIGTTQSNSALFLYWILFSFTNLGSFSMLWISRQKNLPAHQQSDHSYDKFAGMIKTSPVAASIMALFMLSLAGIPPFALFWGKMYLISSAVTGGYTVLALIMALNSAIAGYYYLKLIVYMFMKEPVVGSNGHVYSANATLPLKTIIGIAAIGTIFAFLSINQLLDFITVFVYNSGY, encoded by the coding sequence ATGTTATCACCTATAGATGTTTCAATTGAGTCGCTAAACTTAACGACTCTCGTGCCAATGTTAATTCCAATTATTGGAGCTTTATTAGTTTTAGTTATTGATCTGTTTAAAAGTGATCAACATAAGTCTCTGTATGTTATGATAAGTCTTCTTATTTTAGGGGTGGACTTTGTAGCGTTAATCGATTCTGCGGGTATTTTTGAAGAAAACGGAACGGTTATGGGTGTTTTTGATGTAATGCTTATAGACGGTTTGGCTATCTTATCTCAATTTATAATTGTCGGTGCATCTATACTTTTTATTCCGCTTGCACTTACACATAAAAGATTCCATGAATTCTCATACCCTGAATTTTTTGCACTTTTCTTATTTATGATTGCAGGCTTTCAGTTTATGGTTGCAACGGACAATCTTATCCTTATCTTTGTAGGGCTTGAGACCGCTTCGCTGGCGCTATATACGCTTATTGCTATGCATAACCGTGACAAGTCGTTTGAAGCTGCTGTAAAATACTTTACAATGGGTGCATTGGCTGCAGGTTTTTACAGCTTCGGCTCCATGATATTTTATGCGCTTACTGGTTCGGTTGAGATTAACCAAATCGCGGCTGTACTTACAGCCAATAACTATGCAGACATAGGTTTTGTGCTTGTCGGTGTTGTATTTTTTCTAGCTTCATTTGGTTTTAAACTCTCTATGGTTCCATTTCATACTTGGACACCGGATGTTTATGAGGGTTCATCGGCGGCATTAGCAGGTTATATGTCTATTATTCCAAAAATTGCCGCATTTGTAGTTGCAATGAGAATTTTCGAGTTCTTAATTCATAGCGGTGTTATCTGGTTGGAAATGATTTTGTATATCGGTGTAATTGTTACTATGACTATGGCAAATGTTTGGGCTTTAGTACAAACAGATGTAAAAAGAATGCTGGCATACAGCTCAATCTCGCATGCAGGTTTTGTAATGGCTGCAATTTTGATAGGTACAACACAGTCAAACAGCGCACTCTTTTTATACTGGATACTTTTTAGTTTTACCAATCTAGGGTCATTCTCTATGCTTTGGATAAGCAGACAGAAAAATCTTCCTGCACATCAGCAATCAGATCATAGTTATGATAAATTTGCAGGAATGATAAAAACTTCTCCTGTTGCAGCTTCAATTATGGCTCTGTTTATGTTAAGTTTGGCAGGTATTCCTCCGTTTGCTCTTTTTTGGGGTAAAATGTACCTGATAAGTTCTGCAGTTACTGGCGGATATACTGTTTTAGCTCTTATTATGGCTTTAAACTCCGCAATAGCTGGATATTACTATCTGAAACTTATCGTCTATATGTTTATGAAAGAGCCTGTAGTCGGAAGCAACGGTCATGTTTATAGCGCAAATGCTACACTTCCTCTAAAAACAATTATCGGCATTGCTGCAATAGGAACAATTTTTGCTTTTTTATCAATTAATCAATTGTTAGACTTTATTACAGTTTTTGTATATAACAGCGGATACTAA